The stretch of DNA aaatattggaAAGTCGAGTGGCAAAGCTGTTGCCATTGGCATCTTTCACATGAACCACATCGAAAGATCCAGGGTGCCTCTCTCTGTTGGTAATCACACCAATTCTTCCCAGGTTAGCACCCCCAGTCACCATACACAGGTTACCAGTGTCAAACTTGATGAAATCAGTAATCTTGCCAGTCTCCAAATCAATCTGAATGGTATCATTCACCTTGATGAGGGGATCAGGGTAGCGGATGGTGCGAGCATCATGAGTCACCAGATGAGGGATACCTTTTGTGCCCACAAAGATTTTTCGTACTTTGCACAATTTGTACTTGGCCTCCTCAGGTTTAATACGATGTACAGCAAAGCGACCCTTGGTGTCATAGATCAGACGGAAATTCTCTCCCGTCTTGTCAATGCTGATGACATCCATGAAACCAGCAGGGTAGGTTATATCAGTTCGGACTTTGCCATCAATCTTAATGAACCGCTGCATGCAAATCTTCTTTACTTCATCTCCTGTCAAGGCATACTTAAGTCTGTTCCTTAGGAAAATGATGATGGGGAGACACTCTCTCAACTTGTGAGGACTGGTGGATGGACGAGGAGCAAACACACCGGTCAATTTATCCAGCATCCAATGCTTTGGAGCTGCCACCCGCTTCAGATGCTTCTTGGGACCTTGAGCCATGGCTGCGTTAGGCAAGGAAAGAGCTATTGTGCATTTTAAATCTGGGATTTGTATCTGTTGATTCTAGGAAATTCTCATCTATTAcctcttcaaatattgcttctccCCTATTTTGACTTCTGTAATTCCGGTTAGATTTACAATTGACCTTTTTACTTTATCCTGTGCTTTTATTAATGTCTCTTATATTTTCTCTGCCTGTGCTGCATTATGACTGTTTTCAAGTTCTCTCGTACAATTTATAACCAGCTGGTCTAATCTGCTGAAtctattcagttttttaaagtacttttttttttaatcgataTATAACTTACATGGACAAAGGTATACAGATTATGAATGTATAGCTTGAGGAATTTTTACAGTATAGCATCACCAAGGTCAAAAAATAGAACATGGCCAGCATCACAGAATCCTCCCTCTTGTCCCTTCCCAATCACTACTACCTCCTTTCTCTTGAGAAATAATCACTATGCTGACGTCTAACATCACAAGTTGCTTTTGCCTGTTCAACTGTATTATTGTATTTATCTATTGTATTCTTTGGTGTCTTCTTcttctcaaaattattttgagatcaATCTACGTTTTTGTATGCAGTTTTAGTTCGTTCATTCTcattgtcatgtaaaatatatataccataaaaatgaatataccATAATTCATTCTACTGTGgagcatttgggttatttctagttTTGGGCTCATAAAATAGTAATGATATGAATGTTCTTATACAAATCTTTTGGTAAACATACATACACGTTTCTGATGTGTCTCTACCAAGaagaattgttgggtcataggGTGTGCATGTATTCCACTTCAGTAGATAATGCCTATATTTGTTTGCTAGGACTGTCATAGAAGTATACcacaactgggtggcttaaacaacataaatttattgtcttacagttttggaggctagcAGTCCAAAATTAAGGTGTTGACAGGGTTGGTTCCTCTTGAGAGCTGTGAAGGAATTATCTTTTCCAGGATTCTCCTTGACTTGTAGActgctgttttcttctatttctattcaAATGGTCTTCCCTCTGTTTATGTCTCTGGGTCCAAATTTGCTCTTTTTATATGGACACTAGTCATATTGGTTACATTGGTGATACCCTAATGACTTCATCTTAATTAATTATGTCTGCAATGACCAtacttccaaataaggtcacattctgaggtactgggggtttgatcttcaacatatgaattttgtggaTACATAATTCAACCCATACCACTACTAAACATTTTCAATGTTATTTCACCAATTTTTACTTGTATCAACAGTGTGTAAGAGTTCTACTGTAtctcatcctcaccaacatttcaTTTTGcctatctttattttcattttaggtaTGTTGGTAGGTATATAGTAATGTACATTGAGGTTTTTATGTACATTTCTCTGATAACAAGTAAAATTTAATACCTTTTCATATACTTCTTAGCCATTTGGACATGTTTTTTATGTGCCTGTTCATGTCTTATCTGTTTTTCTactggattttctattttttttttttttttgtattgttttctagGCGTCCTTTTGTCAGatttatattctggatatgagtATTTTATCAGGTATATTTGTTGTAAGTAAATTTCTCAGGTtgtgttttgcctttttcttgtcCTAATGACATTTTCTGATAAGCAGAGATTCTCAATTTTAATTTCATCTTACATAATCTTTATCAGTATTCATTCTATAGCTGGTACTTTcatccaagttaaaaaaaatctttgtcttcaaaaaaaaagactgggtgctgtggctcacacctgtaatcccagcactttgggaggccaaggtgggcggatcacctgaggtcaggagttcgagactagcctggccaacgtggagaaaccccatctcaaaaaaaaaatctttactacAGAGTCATGAAGagattttctatgttttcttttaaaagcttgttttaatgtttacatttacaTTACCTCAGGTACAGTCTACTTGGAATTGTTTTGTGTATATAGTATGAAATAGACATCAAGAttgattacttatttatttattatttttttgaaatggagtctcactctgtcactcaggcttaagtacagtggtgtgatcttggctcaatgcaacctccacctcctggattcaagtgattctcctgcctcagcctctggaatagctgggactacaggtgcctgccaccgcgcccagctaagttttgtatttgtagtagagatggggtttaccatgttgacccgactgatctcaaactcctgacctcaggtgatcaggctgtcttcacctcccaaagttctggaattacaagcatgagccaccaaggttggcttcacttatttattttttaatttatttttacatatgaatGTCTACTTGCTCTAGCACAATGTATTGAAAAGACTTTTTCCTACTGCATTGTTATATTCCTTTTGTCATAAATCAAGTAATGTTATGTGTATACCTTTCTAGATAAGTGCTATCTAATGGAACTTTCTGCTGTGGAAATATTCTTTATAGATATGAGTCAGTTCAGTAGCTATTGGCCCCAGATGGCTATTGAGTGCTTGAAGTGTGGCCAGTGCAACTAAttaataattgaatttttttttttttgagatgtagtctcactttgtcaccaggctggagtgcaatagcaggctcttagctcactgcaacctacgcctcctgggttcaagcgattctcctgcctctgcctcccgagtagctgggactgcaggtgttcaccaccatgcccagctaatttttgtagttttggtaagatggggtttcactgtgttggccaggatggtctcgatctcctgacctcgatctgcccgcctcggcctcccaaagtgctgagattataggcgtgagccattgtgcctggccggaatttttaatttcactaattttaattaatttaaatttaaatggtcACATGTGTTTAGTGCCTACCGTATGGAATCGTACAGTTGtagattctttgttttgttcctcTGTTTGCAATCTTTGTGTCAGTACCATATTTCGTTCTTACTGCAGCTTTATAATACATATTCTGGTACCAGGTATTACAAATCttccagcctcattttttttttcaaaattgtttcagCTATTATTGACTCTTTGTATTACATATAAATTGTAgaagtcatttattatttttcccaaaaaaaTTTACTGGGATTGTGAATGGAGTTTTATTGCATCTATAGATCAGTTTGGGGAGaattgatatatttataatatagaatatttcaTTCCATGAACATGAATATTTGTACGTTTACTTAATTGCTTTTTTGGTGTCCTGtatatctcttatttttttttgtgtgtgctacagttttgatattttatatttagccATATTCAAGCTTACTGATTTTATCTTTTGCTGTTAATTAATTTATTGAATTATCTTAAGGACAAGACCATCACTCAATATACTTGAAACCAAAAACCACTCAATGTCTTTCTTGCTAAGCAATGGAGAACTGTGCTTCTTACCCATGACTTTCTAAACAAAGCAAAGAGTTGGTATTGTGGGCTTTGGAAGACTAGAGACTTTCAAAAACAGGAGTGTTTAAGGACTGACTGAAATTTCTGTGTATAGTTTAGGGATTAGCTGACTACCAGAGAACAGttaatcctttcttttcttgaaattgGAGAATAGGgacatttaattttctgttcttaatttcagtaagtatattttgaagtcctaGAATATCCAGTTCAGCTCTGCCTGCTTATGTTGgtagtttcttgctttttgtaatattttgattctttgtcttatttctgtaaaatatttagaacatacttatttatatatttgaagtcCTTTAGAGGTTAGTTTTGCCTTTTATTATATGTGATGGTTTATTTCCCCATGTATTTGAAAAtgtcttaaattttgttttaataattaaacaCTGTCAAtctgtggaaaaaaatataatatatgtatatatattttttaagatggagttttgctcttcttgtgttttttttttttttttttttttttttttttgctacaaaatctcactttgttgcctaggctggctggagtacagtggcacgatcatggctcactgcaacccccgcctcccaggttcaggcaattctcctgcctcagtgtactgaatagctgggattacaggtgtgtgccaccaaactcagctaacttttgtatttttagtagagacgaggtttcaccatgttggtcaggctggtctcaaactcctggcctcatgatccacccacctcggcctcccaaagtgctgggattacagtcatgagccaccgcacctgtcctGCTCttcttggcccaggctggagtgtaatggtacgatcttggctcactgcaacctctgcctcctggttcaagcaattctcctgcctgagctctctgtagctgggattacaggcacatgacaccacgccgactaattttttgtatttttagtagagatggggttttgccatgttggccagactgatcttgaactcctgatatcaggtaatccacctgcctcaacctccagaagttgtgggattacaggcatgagccaccatgcctggacattCTGTGGAAATTTTGAGAGATGTAAATGATGAATAAATTCTTCTATGGAGAATTTGCAAAATTTGATTCTTGGCTTTTGCAGTTTCCCAGGTCACACAGGTAATGTAAATTCAAACCTCGAATTCATTTTTAGGCAGGCATATTATTATGAATTTTGATCATTAATTTGCATCTCCTGTCAAGCTTTAAGTTTCCTGATTagcttaaataattaaatataattaatttaataaaatatatggatTTTAGATGAAAAGTTTTGTAGATTCTGATACCCTGAATACCCCTGTTTTTTCATAAACTTCAGTCAAGATATAAAACATTACCACTACCCAGAGTAGGCCTCTTTCTATACAACCCCATCCTCCTGATTTAAAATCACTGATCTGACTTCTGTCACTaaagtgtattttttatatttacttggtgctcaatttttttaactttttattttgaagcaatttcaaatgtacagaaaagacacaaaaatatagaataacttttatatatgttttacctAGAGTcacaaatttttaacattttgccacatttactttgttattttctctgtacaaacacatacacacgtatatacTTATACTAACATTCATGTTTATAAACCATTTGAGAGTAGGCTGCACACATCATCCTCCTTTAATCTGCAATACTGGCTGCTCTGCCGatgaagtagccattcttttatttttttactttcctaataaacttgctttaaaaattaatctgtaaTACtatagtatgtattttttaaaaataaagacattctcttACATAAACATAGCACAGTTACTGGGTTTAAgaattcaactttttattttgtttttttcttttagctttttttttgtttttagaaacacatctcactctgtcacctaggctggagtacagtggcacaatcatagctcactgtaacctcgtaCTCCCAGCcctaagtgatcctctcacctcagcctcccaagttgctaggattacagtgcacaccactgtgcccagtgcatcttgtttttagtttttgtagaaacagaatttCGCTCTCTTGTACaggctagtattgaactcctggccccatgctatcttcctgctttggcctcccaaagtgctatcattagaggcatgagccattgcacctggctggaATTTAACTTTTATACGGTACTTTAATATACCTATTTTGTCGATTGTCTCAATAGTATCCTTTGTAGCATTTCTTTAGTATGAAGATGTCGTCCAGGATAACTTAGTGCATTTAATGAtatctttctgtttcctttaatGTGGGGTAGTTTCTTACCCTTTCATGACACTGGCCTCAACTTATTTTTGTAATGTTTCATCACAATGAAATTTATATTATGCAATCATTCCTGCATTGGTACATAGTAAGATTGAGGTCATATTCTTCTTAGAGTATTATTTTGAGCCCCTTAGCTCCTCACTGGTAATGTTAATTCTAGTTTCTGGCCAGAGTTTGGTCTTGTTTCACTGTatagttactattttttcttctcaCAGTCGTTGAGTATATAACAATTAACATGAGACATTGTGACCATGCAAGTATGCTGCCCCTTCTCTGATTTTTCCTCTCTTGGGTTTTGCATACATAGGTGATTCCTGTTGAAGTCAAATTTTTTCATGATGGCTGTAAATGATTTATTAATTGGCATTTTATTGTAAAGGAGAGCCCCCCTCTTCTGCCCCATCAGTCTCTCTTTAATTCTGTCTGTTTctgttcatctatccatccatccatccatttatcttcccatctatccatccttcaGATGGACTCATGAATTTTTTACTGTATTATATCTTAGTTTTATCTGTTTTGGAACTTGTTACAAACAGAATCATGCAGTTTATGTGGCTCTTCTCTCACTCAACATAATGTTTTAGCATttcatctttgttgttttatCTCTGAATATGTCACAagtattttgttcatttacttggtgatggacatttgggttggctctGGTTTAGGGCTCTTATGAATAAGGATGGTCTTAACATCTTAGGCGAGTCCATctgtgttttcaattttcttgctACCTCTTTGGGTGGGAGTCTGTTGtagctttatttaaaaactgCTCAATTTTTTCCTCCTCAATCAACAATACATGAGAATTCTAGATGATCCACATCTTTGTcaacatttgatattttttattttagccattcaaaATGAATGGCTATTCAAGAGGTAGCTTATTATGTTTTACTTTGTACTTTCTGAATGATGTTGAACGTGTTTCCCTGTACTTATTGATCATccttatatagttatatatgttaTCTACAACATATAATAAATTGTGAAATGTTGAAAtgttttgcccacattttaattgggttaactttttttttttttgagacagagtcttgctctgtctccatgcttgcagtggcacaatctcggctcactgcaacctctgcttcctgggttcaagtgattctttcacctcagtctcccaagtagctggcaccacaggcgtgtgccaccacgcctggctaatttttgtattttcagtagaaatggagtttgactatgttggccaggatggtctcaatctcttgaccttgtgatccgcccgcctcggcctccaaaagtgctgggattataggcatgagccactgcgcccagccggattaactttttattattgattggaaggagttctttttatattctagatattagacttttgccagatatgtatatttttcctagTCTGTAGcctccttttaatttttcttatagtATATAGTATTCTAATGaacagaaaattttaacaataaaattaacttatCAAGTTTTCCTTTTATAGTTAGTTCTTTTTATGTTCTAAGA from Callithrix jacchus isolate 240 chromosome 6, calJac240_pri, whole genome shotgun sequence encodes:
- the LOC100411291 gene encoding small ribosomal subunit protein eS4, X isoform-like — translated: MAQGPKKHLKRVAAPKHWMLDKLTGVFAPRPSTSPHKLRECLPIIIFLRNRLKYALTGDEVKKICMQRFIKIDGKVRTDITYPAGFMDVISIDKTGENFRLIYDTKGRFAVHRIKPEEAKYKLCKVRKIFVGTKGIPHLVTHDARTIRYPDPLIKVNDTIQIDLETGKITDFIKFDTGNLCMVTGGANLGRIGVITNRERHPGSFDVVHVKDANGNSFATRLSNIFVIGKGNKPWISLPQGKGIRLTIAEERDKRLAAKQSSG